A portion of the Gossypium arboreum isolate Shixiya-1 chromosome 8, ASM2569848v2, whole genome shotgun sequence genome contains these proteins:
- the LOC108457998 gene encoding cytochrome c oxidase subunit 5C, whose amino-acid sequence MAGSRVAHATLKGPSVVKEIVIGITLGLCAGGLWKMHHWNEQRKVRAFYDMLEKGEISVIAEE is encoded by the coding sequence ATGGCTGGTTCCAGGGTTGCTCATGCTACCTTGAAAGGACCAAGTGTTGTTAAGGAGATAGTTATCGGAATAACACTTGGCCTTTGTGCTGGTGGGCTTTGGAAGATGCATCACTGGAATGAGCAGAGGAAAGTGAGAGCATTCTACGACATGCTCGAGAAAGGTGAAATCAGTGTCATTGCAGAAGAATAA